The Terriglobales bacterium genome includes a window with the following:
- a CDS encoding PEP-CTERM sorting domain-containing protein yields the protein MNRNKLGILLLALLVVCSFSLSAVANTFTFSTASGATNGGGDPVNASVIFNTGSGTLTIDLSNGLTAAQMKNVGQNLSDLFFTLNNTTSSGFVSSSSATFVNVAGNGTASPITVTGTDPVGWAITNSGGTYHLNGLAGAAFTPAHTILGGVVGDTSYPNANSSIAHDPPGDPHNPFVQGTGHFVLSIAGINVDTTISNVQFSFGTTAGDNVPGTPGVPVPEPGSMMLFGTGLLGVAGVIRRKLSR from the coding sequence ATGAACCGTAACAAACTTGGGATCCTTTTGCTGGCGTTACTTGTTGTTTGCTCCTTCTCTTTGAGTGCAGTAGCAAACACATTTACTTTCTCAACCGCATCTGGGGCGACGAACGGCGGTGGTGATCCCGTCAACGCCTCAGTAATCTTTAACACAGGTTCTGGGACGCTGACCATTGATCTGTCAAACGGGCTAACCGCCGCTCAAATGAAAAATGTCGGCCAGAATCTCAGTGATCTGTTCTTCACTCTGAATAACACAACCAGTTCGGGGTTCGTCTCATCCTCGTCCGCAACATTCGTTAACGTGGCCGGTAACGGCACAGCGTCCCCGATCACCGTCACGGGCACCGACCCGGTTGGCTGGGCTATTACAAATTCAGGCGGTACTTACCACCTGAATGGCCTGGCGGGCGCAGCATTCACGCCGGCTCACACGATCCTCGGTGGAGTGGTGGGCGATACCTCCTACCCCAACGCGAACAGTTCGATAGCGCACGACCCACCGGGGGACCCCCACAACCCATTCGTTCAGGGTACCGGTCATTTTGTATTGTCGATCGCGGGGATCAACGTAGACACCACTATCAGCAACGTACAGTTCTCTTTTGGCACTACAGCTGGAGACAATGTTCCAGGCACGCCCGGTGTCCCCGTTCCCGAGCCCGGCAGCATGATGCTGTTCGGAACCGGCTTGCTCGGTGTTGCTGGCGTCATCCGTCGCAAACTCTCTCGCTAA